The proteins below come from a single Saccharopolyspora sp. SCSIO 74807 genomic window:
- a CDS encoding cyclase family protein, with protein MTTTEDPLLAAIAGGVRLIELGQPFFTGMPCSPNHPGFRMTLNRRHGDMRRADGGSAANEIIVTGGHVGTHIDALSHVSHRGELHGGIDAAEAQQGGAFSAHGAENLPGLLRRGVLLDVAAVHDVPTLPAGYGVTAEDLAAAARRADVEPAEGDVALIRTGWARNFTDQTAYLGKETGVPGATEQAAQWLAARGIVATGADTTAYEQIPAGAGHSLLPVHRVLLVESGIFIMEHLNLESLAEQGIAEFAFLLAPLRITGGTGSPIRPLAAVSA; from the coding sequence ATGACGACCACAGAGGACCCGCTGCTGGCGGCGATCGCGGGCGGAGTCCGGCTGATCGAGCTCGGCCAGCCGTTCTTCACCGGAATGCCGTGCTCACCGAACCATCCCGGGTTCCGGATGACGCTCAACCGCCGCCACGGCGACATGCGGCGGGCCGACGGCGGCTCCGCGGCCAACGAGATCATCGTCACCGGCGGGCACGTCGGCACCCACATCGACGCGCTCTCGCACGTGAGCCATCGCGGTGAGCTGCACGGCGGGATCGACGCGGCCGAAGCCCAGCAGGGCGGCGCGTTCTCCGCGCACGGAGCCGAGAACCTGCCGGGCCTGCTGCGGCGCGGCGTGCTGCTCGACGTCGCCGCCGTGCACGACGTCCCGACGCTGCCGGCCGGATATGGCGTCACCGCCGAGGATTTGGCGGCGGCCGCGCGGCGCGCGGACGTCGAGCCGGCCGAAGGCGACGTCGCGCTGATCCGCACCGGCTGGGCGCGCAACTTCACCGACCAGACCGCTTACCTGGGCAAGGAAACGGGAGTTCCCGGGGCGACGGAACAGGCGGCGCAGTGGCTCGCCGCACGCGGGATCGTCGCCACCGGCGCAGACACCACCGCCTACGAGCAGATACCCGCAGGTGCCGGGCACTCGCTGCTTCCGGTGCACCGGGTTCTGCTGGTGGAGTCCGGGATCTTCATCATGGAGCACCTGAACCTCGAATCCCTCGCAGAGCAGGGCATCGCGGAGTTCGCGTTCCTGCTCGCTCCGCTGCGCATCACCGGCGGCACCGGCTCGCCCATCCGCCCGCTGGCGGCGGTGAGCGCATGA
- a CDS encoding CoA ester lyase, which translates to MRPARSWLYVPGDRPERIGKALASDADEVILDLEDAVAPAAKDEARRAVLATLADGHRAHVRINATDGSHGRADVAALAAAPGALAGVRVPKCENPGELGRVADALGVAVHPVVESAFGVEHAYALATAHPLVAGISLGEADLAADLRVPGVESLTWPRSRIVVAARAAGLPSPVQSAWTAVRDLDGLRADTEAGRKAGFFGRSVLHPAQIPVVHEACAPDPDEVARARSLVDALRVTDEAAWIDHSGRFVDAAVVEQARWLLSITGEGTSRRTGNDAESVHKVQTDQRDGPARQDRHSAERTNNDEGHAP; encoded by the coding sequence ATGAGACCCGCGCGCAGCTGGCTCTACGTGCCGGGTGACCGGCCGGAGCGCATCGGCAAAGCACTCGCCTCGGACGCCGACGAGGTGATCCTCGACCTGGAGGACGCCGTCGCCCCCGCGGCCAAAGACGAGGCACGCCGAGCGGTGCTGGCCACGCTCGCCGACGGGCACCGCGCGCACGTTCGGATCAACGCCACGGACGGTTCGCACGGACGGGCCGACGTCGCGGCGCTGGCGGCCGCTCCGGGCGCGCTCGCGGGCGTGCGGGTGCCCAAGTGCGAGAACCCCGGCGAGCTGGGCCGGGTGGCCGACGCGCTCGGCGTGGCCGTGCATCCCGTGGTGGAGTCCGCGTTCGGCGTGGAGCACGCATACGCGCTGGCCACCGCGCATCCGCTGGTGGCGGGGATTTCGCTCGGCGAGGCCGACCTCGCCGCGGACCTGCGGGTTCCCGGCGTCGAGTCGCTCACCTGGCCGCGCTCGCGCATCGTCGTCGCGGCACGTGCGGCCGGGTTGCCGAGCCCGGTGCAGAGCGCGTGGACAGCCGTCCGCGATCTGGACGGCCTGCGCGCCGACACCGAAGCGGGCCGGAAAGCCGGATTCTTCGGGCGTTCGGTGCTGCATCCGGCGCAGATTCCCGTGGTGCACGAAGCGTGCGCACCCGATCCGGACGAAGTCGCGCGAGCTCGGTCCCTCGTGGACGCGCTGCGCGTGACCGACGAAGCCGCGTGGATCGACCACTCCGGACGTTTCGTCGACGCGGCGGTCGTCGAGCAGGCCAGGTGGCTGCTTTCGATCACCGGCGAAGGGACCAGCAGGCGCACCGGCAACGACGCCGAATCCGTCCACAAAGTACAGACCGACCAGCGGGACGGGCCCGCCCGGCAAGACCGCCACAGCGCCGAACGCACGAACAACGACGAAGGGCACGCCCCATGA
- a CDS encoding CoA transferase — protein sequence MADALSGIRVLDAATLFAGPLAATMLADYGAEVIKIEHPNGDPVRGHGAQRDGVGLWWKMLGRGKQAMTLYLGSPEGQEIFRRMVADADVVIENFRPGTLERWGLGYEELRRINPGIVLARVTGFGQTGPYAKRPGFGTLAEAMSGFAAITGEPDGPPTLPPFGLADGIAALATSFAVLTALRAREHTGSGQVVDLAIIEPILTLLGPQIIAYDQLGVLQERTGNRSNNNAPRNTYRTRDGGWVAISTSAQSIAERVVRLVGRPDLAEQPWFASGAERAQHADELDEAVGSWIAERDRAEVIEAFEQAQAAIAPIYTAADIVQDPQYEALGTIATLPDDELGPVRMQNVLFRLSETPGQISSTGPPIGAHTEEVLARYDVTGAALDELRDKGVIR from the coding sequence ATGGCGGATGCGCTCTCCGGGATTCGCGTTCTCGATGCGGCGACGCTGTTCGCCGGGCCGCTGGCCGCCACGATGCTCGCCGACTACGGCGCGGAGGTCATCAAGATCGAGCACCCGAACGGCGATCCGGTGCGCGGGCACGGCGCGCAGCGCGACGGCGTCGGGTTGTGGTGGAAGATGCTCGGCCGCGGCAAGCAGGCGATGACGCTGTACCTCGGTTCCCCGGAGGGGCAGGAGATCTTCCGCCGGATGGTCGCCGACGCCGACGTCGTGATCGAGAACTTCCGTCCCGGAACGCTGGAGCGCTGGGGGCTCGGCTACGAGGAACTGCGCCGGATCAACCCGGGCATCGTGCTGGCCCGCGTGACCGGTTTCGGGCAGACCGGGCCGTACGCGAAGCGACCGGGCTTCGGGACGCTGGCCGAGGCGATGAGCGGGTTCGCCGCGATCACCGGCGAGCCGGACGGCCCGCCGACGCTGCCGCCGTTCGGCCTCGCCGACGGGATCGCCGCACTGGCCACCTCGTTCGCGGTGCTCACGGCGCTGCGCGCCCGCGAGCACACCGGCAGCGGCCAGGTAGTCGACCTCGCGATCATCGAGCCGATCCTCACCCTGCTGGGCCCGCAGATCATCGCCTACGACCAGCTCGGCGTCCTGCAGGAACGCACCGGCAACCGCTCCAACAACAACGCGCCGCGCAACACCTACCGGACCCGCGACGGCGGCTGGGTCGCGATCTCCACCAGCGCCCAGTCGATCGCCGAACGGGTCGTGCGGCTGGTCGGCAGGCCGGATCTGGCCGAGCAGCCGTGGTTCGCGAGCGGGGCCGAGCGCGCGCAGCACGCCGACGAGCTCGACGAAGCGGTCGGCTCGTGGATCGCCGAACGCGATCGCGCGGAGGTGATCGAGGCGTTCGAGCAGGCGCAAGCCGCGATCGCCCCGATCTACACCGCGGCCGACATCGTGCAGGACCCGCAGTACGAAGCGCTCGGCACGATCGCGACGCTGCCCGACGACGAGCTCGGGCCGGTGCGGATGCAGAACGTGCTGTTCCGGCTGTCGGAAACCCCGGGTCAGATCAGCTCGACCGGTCCGCCCATCGGCGCGCACACCGAGGAAGTGCTCGCACGCTACGACGTCACCGGCGCGGCGCTGGACGAGCTGCGGGACAAGGGCGTGATCCGATGA
- a CDS encoding FAD-binding protein: MDDRVDVVIAGAGGGLAGALRAAEHGLSVLVVEADEHFRRGNNTSMSTAMFPAAGSRWQTGAGVQDSPERFLADIAAKTGGLAEPRLARTLAAVSAELVEWLADVVGLPLSLVTDFTYPGHAVPRCHSVPGRHGSAVIDHLARAAAGHSDVDMLVPARLVDVLTEGGRVRAAVVRYPDGAEEEIPTRAILLATNGFGADAELVRRHLPEIADALYRGGDHSRGDALRIGEKLGAATGYLDAYQGHSAVAAGAGTLVGWAAVVQGAILVDSTGQRFGDELRGYSEFAAELAARPGGTGWIVLDEAVFQRCQVFQDFRDTVDSGVVVRSGDAAGLARATGLPERELTGELANTAKYARGERADPFGRTNWDHALVPEYAAVRVVPALFHTQGGLLVDEHAAVVDRHDRPIPGLYAAGGAAAGISGHGAAGYLAGNGLLPAFGLSYLAADDIARRRAARPQQAQ, translated from the coding sequence ATGGACGATCGGGTGGACGTCGTGATCGCGGGTGCGGGCGGCGGGCTGGCGGGCGCGCTGCGCGCGGCCGAGCACGGGCTGAGCGTGCTCGTGGTGGAGGCCGACGAGCACTTCCGCCGCGGCAACAACACCTCGATGTCCACGGCGATGTTCCCCGCAGCCGGATCGCGGTGGCAGACCGGAGCCGGTGTGCAGGACTCCCCGGAACGGTTCCTCGCCGACATCGCGGCCAAGACCGGCGGCCTGGCCGAACCCCGCCTCGCGCGCACGCTGGCCGCGGTCAGCGCGGAACTCGTCGAATGGCTCGCCGACGTCGTGGGGTTACCGCTGTCGCTGGTCACCGACTTCACCTATCCCGGCCATGCGGTGCCGCGCTGCCACTCGGTACCGGGACGTCACGGCTCGGCGGTGATCGACCACTTGGCGCGCGCGGCCGCCGGGCACTCCGATGTGGACATGCTCGTTCCCGCGCGGCTGGTCGACGTGCTGACCGAGGGCGGGCGGGTCCGCGCGGCGGTGGTGCGCTATCCGGACGGCGCCGAGGAGGAGATTCCGACGCGCGCGATCCTGTTGGCCACCAACGGTTTCGGCGCGGACGCGGAGCTCGTGCGGCGGCACCTGCCGGAGATCGCGGATGCGCTGTACCGGGGCGGTGACCACTCGCGGGGCGATGCGCTCCGGATCGGCGAGAAGCTCGGCGCCGCGACCGGCTATCTCGACGCCTACCAGGGCCACAGCGCGGTCGCCGCGGGCGCGGGCACGCTCGTCGGCTGGGCCGCGGTCGTGCAAGGCGCAATCCTGGTCGACAGCACCGGGCAGCGGTTCGGCGACGAGCTGCGCGGCTACTCCGAGTTCGCCGCGGAACTGGCCGCCCGGCCCGGCGGAACCGGCTGGATCGTGCTGGACGAGGCGGTTTTCCAGCGGTGCCAGGTTTTCCAGGACTTCCGCGACACGGTCGACTCGGGCGTCGTGGTGCGGTCCGGGGACGCGGCGGGACTCGCCCGCGCGACCGGCCTGCCGGAGCGCGAGCTGACCGGAGAACTGGCGAACACCGCGAAGTACGCGCGCGGCGAGCGGGCCGATCCGTTCGGCCGCACCAACTGGGATCACGCGCTGGTTCCCGAGTACGCGGCGGTGCGCGTGGTGCCCGCGCTGTTCCACACCCAAGGCGGGCTGCTGGTCGACGAGCACGCCGCGGTCGTCGACCGGCACGACCGGCCGATTCCCGGGCTGTACGCGGCCGGGGGAGCGGCAGCGGGGATCTCCGGGCACGGCGCGGCGGGCTATCTCGCGGGAAACGGCCTGCTACCCGCGTTCGGACTGTCCTATTTGGCCGCGGACGACATCGCCCGTCGCCGGGCGGCCCGACCGCAACAGGCTCAGTGA
- a CDS encoding MmgE/PrpD family protein yields MTTPVQRLAEFAASVRARGLPERLRDDSARRVLDVLGNSLAATSEAPAAAVGTLVREWGGQGRASAIGGGRLPEPSAALLNGTLAHSLDFDDTHLPSVLHPSASVVPAALAVAESRGASGAQLLDAVGVGVEITVRVGMAGYDRELGNSVFFERGLHATAICGALGGAAAAAMLSDVDAEGIADALGVAASMGSGLLEANRTGGTVKRVHCGWAAHSAVTAAGLARTGITGPPTVLEGRFGLLQAFCGDQADLDALLDGLGEHWEMPGIFFKPYPCNHFTHAGVDAALRLRARGVAPDEIESIELGAPTAVLRTIGEPREEKTAPKSGYHAAFSGPYTVAAALLGGGGLGLFHEDFTDAAAADPERLALAAKVTCVPDAECDEIFPHQFPAVLRARLRDGTELTERVTHNRGGDGNPLSAEELATKFRRNAARAVTGRRAERITELTYGLADLPAVSTLTDQLTD; encoded by the coding sequence ATGACGACGCCGGTTCAGCGCCTCGCCGAGTTCGCGGCCTCGGTGCGCGCGCGAGGACTTCCCGAGCGGCTGCGCGACGACTCCGCCCGCAGGGTGCTGGACGTGCTGGGCAACAGCCTCGCCGCCACCTCCGAAGCACCGGCGGCCGCGGTCGGAACGCTGGTCCGTGAGTGGGGCGGGCAGGGCCGCGCGAGCGCGATCGGCGGCGGGCGGCTGCCGGAGCCGAGCGCCGCGCTGCTGAACGGAACGCTGGCGCACTCGCTCGACTTCGACGACACCCACCTGCCGTCGGTGTTGCACCCTTCCGCCTCGGTCGTTCCCGCCGCGCTGGCCGTCGCCGAGTCGCGCGGGGCGAGCGGAGCGCAGCTGCTCGACGCCGTCGGCGTCGGTGTCGAGATCACCGTCCGGGTCGGAATGGCGGGCTACGACCGGGAATTGGGCAACTCGGTGTTCTTCGAGCGGGGACTGCACGCCACCGCCATCTGCGGCGCGCTCGGTGGCGCCGCGGCCGCCGCGATGTTGTCCGATGTGGACGCAGAGGGCATCGCGGACGCGCTCGGCGTCGCGGCCAGCATGGGTTCCGGGCTACTGGAGGCGAACCGCACCGGCGGCACGGTCAAACGGGTGCACTGCGGCTGGGCCGCGCATTCGGCGGTGACCGCAGCGGGCCTCGCGCGCACCGGGATCACCGGTCCGCCGACCGTGCTGGAAGGCAGGTTCGGCCTGCTGCAAGCCTTCTGCGGCGACCAGGCCGACCTCGACGCGCTGCTCGACGGACTCGGCGAGCACTGGGAAATGCCCGGCATCTTCTTCAAACCGTATCCCTGCAATCACTTCACCCACGCCGGAGTCGACGCCGCGCTGCGGTTGCGGGCGCGGGGCGTGGCGCCGGACGAGATCGAAAGCATCGAATTGGGCGCGCCGACCGCGGTCCTGCGCACCATCGGCGAACCGCGCGAGGAGAAGACCGCCCCGAAATCCGGCTACCACGCCGCTTTCTCCGGCCCCTACACCGTTGCGGCGGCGTTGCTCGGCGGCGGCGGGCTAGGGCTTTTCCACGAGGACTTCACCGACGCCGCGGCCGCCGATCCGGAACGACTCGCGCTCGCCGCGAAGGTCACCTGCGTCCCCGACGCGGAGTGCGACGAGATCTTCCCGCACCAATTCCCGGCGGTGCTGCGCGCACGGCTGCGCGACGGAACCGAACTCACCGAGCGCGTCACGCACAACCGCGGTGGCGACGGCAACCCGCTCTCGGCGGAAGAACTCGCCACGAAGTTCCGCCGCAACGCCGCCCGCGCGGTCACCGGCCGGCGCGCCGAGCGGATCACCGAACTCACCTACGGCCTGGCCGACCTGCCCGCGGTCAGCACGCTCACCGACCAGCTCACCGACTGA
- a CDS encoding IclR family transcriptional regulator: protein MSNGPVNTGTEAAARVADVLLLFTGGRTYLGVSTIGRELGISKAVVYRILQSLVSREVLVTDPDGYRLGPAAVALGASALRRSDARTAAAPVLRRLRDETGETTTLSGLVGDERVYLDQFESGAEIKMTVEAGRRFPLHAGSSGKAILAHLPEDRRAAVLSGELGALTERTVTDRAALRDELAAIAEDGVAVSLGERQVGAGSVAAPLIGPDGEVHGAISVCGPEHRFSPDKIERYRELVRAATAEIARNWAVPPAASGR, encoded by the coding sequence ATGAGCAACGGGCCCGTGAACACCGGCACCGAGGCGGCCGCACGGGTCGCCGACGTGCTGCTGCTGTTCACCGGCGGCCGGACCTACCTCGGCGTCAGCACGATCGGCCGGGAACTCGGCATCTCCAAAGCCGTCGTCTACCGCATCCTGCAATCGCTGGTCTCGCGCGAAGTCCTGGTGACCGACCCCGACGGTTACCGGCTGGGCCCGGCTGCGGTGGCGCTCGGGGCGAGCGCGCTGCGGCGCTCCGACGCCCGCACGGCCGCGGCGCCCGTGCTGCGGCGACTGCGCGACGAGACCGGTGAGACCACGACGCTGTCCGGGCTGGTCGGCGACGAGCGGGTCTACCTCGACCAGTTCGAGAGCGGCGCCGAGATCAAGATGACCGTCGAGGCGGGCAGGCGGTTCCCGCTGCACGCCGGGTCGTCGGGCAAGGCGATTCTGGCGCACCTGCCGGAGGACCGGCGTGCGGCGGTGCTCTCCGGCGAGCTCGGCGCGCTCACCGAGCGGACCGTGACCGACCGGGCGGCGCTGCGCGACGAGCTGGCCGCGATCGCCGAGGACGGTGTCGCGGTGTCGCTCGGTGAGCGACAGGTGGGTGCCGGGTCGGTCGCGGCGCCGCTGATCGGCCCGGACGGCGAGGTGCACGGCGCGATCAGCGTCTGCGGTCCCGAGCACCGCTTCAGCCCGGACAAGATCGAGCGCTACCGCGAGCTCGTGCGCGCGGCCACCGCGGAGATCGCCCGGAACTGGGCGGTTCCGCCCGCCGCGAGCGGGCGCTGA
- a CDS encoding alcohol dehydrogenase codes for MRAVQVSEPGGPLELVERDVPEVRDDQVRVRVQACGVCHSDMWAKEGALPITPYPIIPGHEIVGIIDELGPAVTGPWQRGDRVGIGWFGGSCLHCDSCRRGDFITCANGKIPGITFDGGYADNVVVSADALARIPEELSAVEAAPLLCAGVTTYHALRESTARPGDRVAVLGVGGLGHLGIQFAARMGMEVVAISRGTGKADLARQLGAHRHIDSEATDPAEELAALGGAQVVLATAASGAAVSALVPGLAPRGQLLVLGAPSDPLQVQAPSLIMPGAAVVGHPSGTSKDSEDTLRFSRLTGVQSMIETMPLEQAPDAYAKMINNEARFRMVLTT; via the coding sequence ATGCGAGCCGTGCAGGTCTCCGAACCGGGAGGTCCGCTGGAACTCGTCGAGCGCGACGTTCCCGAAGTCCGCGACGACCAGGTCCGGGTGCGCGTGCAAGCCTGCGGGGTCTGCCACAGCGACATGTGGGCCAAGGAAGGCGCGCTGCCCATCACCCCGTACCCGATCATTCCCGGTCACGAGATCGTGGGGATCATCGACGAGCTCGGCCCCGCGGTGACCGGTCCGTGGCAGCGCGGCGACCGGGTGGGGATCGGCTGGTTCGGCGGGTCCTGCCTGCACTGCGATTCCTGCCGCCGGGGCGACTTCATCACCTGCGCGAACGGGAAGATCCCCGGCATCACCTTCGACGGCGGCTACGCCGACAACGTCGTGGTCTCCGCCGACGCACTGGCCCGGATTCCGGAGGAGCTGTCCGCGGTCGAGGCCGCGCCGCTGCTGTGCGCGGGCGTGACGACCTACCACGCGCTGCGCGAGAGCACGGCCCGTCCCGGTGACCGCGTCGCCGTGCTCGGCGTCGGCGGGCTCGGGCACCTGGGCATCCAGTTCGCCGCGCGGATGGGCATGGAGGTCGTGGCGATCTCCCGCGGCACCGGCAAGGCCGACCTCGCCCGGCAGCTCGGCGCGCACCGGCACATCGACAGCGAAGCCACCGATCCGGCCGAGGAGTTGGCCGCGCTCGGCGGCGCGCAGGTCGTGCTGGCCACCGCTGCGAGCGGGGCGGCGGTCAGCGCGCTCGTGCCCGGGCTCGCGCCGCGGGGCCAGTTGCTGGTGCTCGGGGCGCCGAGCGACCCGCTGCAGGTGCAGGCACCTTCGTTGATCATGCCGGGTGCCGCGGTCGTCGGCCATCCTTCCGGGACCTCGAAGGATTCCGAGGACACGCTGCGGTTCAGCAGGCTGACCGGGGTCCAGTCGATGATCGAGACCATGCCGCTGGAGCAGGCACCGGACGCCTACGCGAAGATGATCAACAACGAGGCGCGGTTCCGCATGGTCCTCACCACCTGA
- a CDS encoding organic hydroperoxide resistance protein: MSIVYTATATSSGGGRDGQVRSSDGRIDAPVRMPSAMGGNGEGTNPEQLFAAAYATCFHGAMRLAAKDKGTAVPDDATIDAEVGIGPDDTSFGVTATLTGHFPGLDQQTADDLMHGAHQVCPYSKATRGNIEVTLRATV, translated from the coding sequence ATGAGCATTGTTTACACCGCGACGGCCACTTCCAGCGGCGGCGGCCGGGACGGGCAGGTGCGCTCGTCGGACGGCCGGATCGACGCGCCGGTGCGGATGCCGTCGGCGATGGGCGGCAACGGCGAGGGCACCAACCCCGAGCAGCTGTTCGCCGCGGCCTACGCCACCTGCTTCCACGGCGCGATGCGGCTGGCCGCCAAGGACAAGGGCACCGCGGTCCCGGACGACGCGACGATCGACGCCGAGGTCGGCATCGGCCCGGACGACACCAGCTTCGGCGTGACCGCGACGCTCACCGGGCACTTCCCGGGCCTGGACCAGCAGACGGCCGACGACCTGATGCACGGCGCACACCAGGTGTGCCCCTACTCCAAGGCGACCCGCGGCAACATCGAGGTCACGCTGCGCGCGACCGTGTGA
- a CDS encoding dihydroorotase family protein, which produces MATTELLVTDVRVVRPEDPDNDRPDLVDIAVNDGKIVRIAPGLARDDVARVVDGRGLLAFPGVVDAHQHWGIYNDLATDTASESRAGAQGGVTTALTYMRTGQYYLNKGGGYREFFPEVLSAAEGNAHVDYGFHLAPMMTRHIEEIPYLVEEHGVTSFKIFMFYGSHGLHGRSGSQSDFLMIPPEERYDLAHFEFVMRGVQRAREVFTEYAPYLSLSLHCETAEIMTAYTELVEQEGELSGLRAYSASRPPHSEGLAVTIASYLAHETGLANINLLHLSSEKALDAALRMARTFPHVDFRREVTVGHLLADVDSASGIGGKVNPPLREREDVEALWGHVLAGEVDWIVSDHACCRDEMKFGAERDDVFLAKSGFGGAEYLLPGLVGEGAKRGLSPQRIAKLTAQNPAQRYGLLHKGTLAEGYDADFALVDPNVSWTVRAAESESTQEYTPFEGFPMSAKVTDTFVRGHHVFAGGKLQDEPVGRYLRRGR; this is translated from the coding sequence ATGGCGACAACCGAACTACTGGTCACCGACGTCCGGGTGGTGCGCCCGGAGGACCCCGACAACGACCGGCCCGACCTGGTCGACATCGCGGTCAACGACGGCAAGATCGTTCGCATCGCGCCGGGTCTGGCGCGCGACGATGTCGCGCGGGTCGTCGACGGGCGGGGGCTGCTGGCGTTTCCCGGCGTGGTCGACGCCCACCAGCACTGGGGCATCTACAACGACCTCGCCACCGACACCGCCTCGGAGAGCAGGGCCGGCGCCCAGGGCGGGGTCACCACGGCGCTGACCTACATGCGCACCGGGCAGTACTACCTGAACAAGGGAGGCGGCTACCGGGAATTCTTCCCCGAAGTGCTCTCGGCCGCCGAAGGCAACGCGCACGTGGACTACGGCTTCCACCTGGCGCCGATGATGACTCGGCACATCGAGGAAATCCCTTACCTGGTCGAGGAACACGGCGTCACGTCGTTCAAGATCTTCATGTTCTACGGCAGCCACGGTCTGCACGGGCGCTCGGGCAGCCAGAGCGACTTCCTGATGATCCCGCCCGAAGAGCGCTACGACCTCGCGCACTTCGAGTTCGTGATGCGCGGTGTGCAGCGAGCCCGCGAGGTCTTCACGGAGTACGCGCCGTACCTGTCGCTGTCGCTGCACTGCGAGACAGCGGAGATCATGACGGCGTACACCGAGCTGGTGGAGCAGGAGGGCGAGCTGTCCGGCCTGCGCGCCTACAGCGCCTCCCGCCCGCCGCACTCCGAAGGGCTCGCGGTCACCATCGCGTCCTACCTGGCGCACGAGACCGGGCTGGCGAACATCAACCTGCTGCACCTCTCCTCGGAAAAAGCGCTGGACGCGGCGCTGCGGATGGCGCGGACGTTCCCGCACGTGGATTTCCGCCGCGAGGTCACCGTCGGGCACTTGCTGGCCGATGTGGACAGTGCGAGCGGCATCGGTGGCAAGGTGAATCCGCCGCTGCGCGAGCGGGAAGACGTCGAGGCGCTGTGGGGCCACGTGCTCGCCGGTGAGGTGGACTGGATCGTCAGCGACCACGCCTGTTGCCGCGACGAGATGAAGTTCGGCGCCGAGCGCGACGACGTCTTCCTCGCCAAATCGGGCTTCGGCGGCGCGGAGTACCTGCTGCCCGGCCTGGTCGGCGAGGGCGCAAAGCGGGGCCTGTCACCGCAGCGGATCGCGAAGCTGACGGCGCAGAACCCGGCGCAGCGGTACGGATTGCTGCACAAGGGAACGCTGGCGGAGGGCTACGACGCCGATTTCGCCCTCGTGGACCCGAATGTGTCGTGGACGGTGCGGGCTGCCGAGTCGGAGTCCACTCAGGAGTACACGCCGTTCGAAGGTTTCCCGATGTCGGCGAAGGTCACCGACACCTTCGTGCGCGGCCACCACGTGTTCGCAGGCGGCAAGCTGCAGGACGAGCCGGTCGGCAGGTACCTGCGGCGCGGGCGCTGA
- a CDS encoding VOC family protein yields MSLISSSGIAHARLTVTDIERSKAFYEHVFGWPVVIDASDRAGEPGVHDSPEQFYGGTVYRTPSGELFGLRPVAPAGQRFDSAQTGLDHVSFQVEAREDLVTARQRLAAAEISHGEVIDLPDSGLSILSFSDPDGIHLELTAPLA; encoded by the coding sequence TTGAGTTTGATCAGCAGTTCCGGAATCGCCCACGCGCGCTTGACCGTCACCGACATCGAGCGGTCGAAGGCGTTCTACGAGCACGTTTTCGGCTGGCCGGTGGTGATCGACGCATCGGACCGGGCCGGTGAGCCCGGCGTGCACGACTCGCCGGAGCAGTTCTACGGCGGAACCGTGTACCGAACCCCGTCGGGAGAGCTGTTCGGACTGCGCCCGGTGGCACCCGCGGGACAACGGTTCGATTCCGCGCAAACCGGCCTGGACCACGTCAGCTTCCAGGTCGAAGCCCGGGAGGACCTGGTGACCGCCCGCCAGCGGCTCGCCGCGGCGGAGATCTCGCACGGGGAGGTCATCGACCTGCCGGACTCGGGCCTGTCGATCCTTTCGTTCAGCGATCCCGACGGGATCCACCTGGAACTGACCGCTCCCCTGGCCTGA